ATTTCTTGTTGGTATAGTTAATAAATGTATAATAAGATAAAAAATTTTTGTAAAACGAAGGGATAGCTATGTTGCCAAGCTTACAGTGTCTTATACCAGATGAAAAAATATCAAATTCAGGGTCTCCATACGGATCATAATCTTTGCCTCCAAGATATCTGCTTACTACAGCAACAGGAAATGGCAGATAGTATTTATCTTTAAAAGTATCGGTATTCACATCTGTAGCAATTTCCTCGTTATTATGCGAATAATATGTTATTTTTATGTTTGCAAAGGTAACGTTATCATTGTTTCTATGAGCTGTTTTATGGTTAACCTGGTTTAATAGTAACCTTTCTAATTCATCTTTTTCATAGGCAAATACGACGTTAGTGTTTGCATTTTCAAGTATCTTAATAAGTTTGATATCGTCTTTAAGGTCTCTAATCTTATAGAAAAAAATATCTATGCCCAGGACTTTTGGTTTCCCTTCAAGAATCCTTGATATGACTTCGCTATATAAAGAACGCTTATAGGGCAAATAACCATATCTCTTAACAGTTTCGTCATCTATTTCAACAATTAGTATCGGAGTCGTGCTCTTACTTTTAGTTGGAAACCGCCTGCCATACAGGTAATCGTCTATAATGGGAAGATATTCTCTGATTATAAATGAAATATCGGTTACAAAATATGCTATTAAAAAAGATAGCAGGAAAGAATATATATATCTTAAAGGAATTATCATTATCTGTATATAATGTTATCATATTTTTTTACATTTAATATAGGAGCAACCTAAAAGATTGCTCCTATATAAGAAGGTTAATTAATTTCCATCACTCTGCAATCATATAGTTCTAACAAATAACACTTAACCAAATGAATATTATCCTCTTGGACCGGTGACAGGGTTCGGAGGGTGTATTTCAAAATGGTCATTAGATTTAATAGTAGGTTTATTTTTAATAATCTCTTTCACCTTTTCTAACACTTTCTTTTTCTGTTCAGGTGTAAGATTATCAAATAAACTTTTTGGAATTGGCAGCCCTTCTGAAGAATTAGTGCTATTATCGCTGCTTTTAGTGCTTCCATTGAATTTGCCTGTTTTTGGATCTTGAATATAATTGTCTCCTTTTCCCATAAAATCCTCCTTTTTCTTTTATTTAAGCTTTATTTCTCATATGATTGTGTAAAAACGGATAAAGATGTCTAAATTAATTAAGAACTATGCTTAAACTCTATCGCTTACAAAAATCGAAACTACTTGTCTTTTTGTGAAAAGAAGTGCATAACTTAGAGACAGCAAACAGTTTTACTTAGGGAGAATACAAAAGCTACAGCAGTACGATACCCAGCATCACGCCCGAATTACATTTCCTCTGACGTTTAGATCATTTTTGATTAAATTTCTTGTATCAACGATAAGTTTAGAGTGCTCAACTATTTGTTTTGCGTCATATGAGCTGTGGTCGGTGGCTATCACCACACAGTCAAAGCTGTTCAGGGTTTCGGCAGTCAAAGATACCGATTCCTTTTCAATTTTGTACTTTCTTGTCTTGCCCACCTTTGGAATATATGGGTCATTGTAGCTAACCTGCGCCCCTTTTGATTCAAAAAGCTCCATCAGTTTTAAGGAGGGTGATTCCCTGAGGTCATCCACATTTTTCTTATAGGCCATGCCAAGAATGAGTATCCGTGCACCTTGAATGGTCTTACCATGCTGTCCAAGCGCCTCAACTGTCTTTTGCACCACATAGTAGGGCATCTGAGTGTTTATCTCACCTGCCAGCTCTATGAATTTTGTAGTAACATCGTACTCACGCGCTTTCCATGTTAAATAAAACGGATCAATGGGAATACAATGTCCACCAAGTCCTGGGCCAGGATAAAACGGCTGAAATCCAAACGGCTTTGTTTTGGCTGACTCTATAACCTCCCATATGTCTATCCCCATGCGGTCAAACAACATTTTTAGTTCGTTCACAAGGGCTATGTTTACAGCTCTATAGATGTTTTCCAGAAGTTTTGACGCCTCTGCCACTTTGGTTGAAGAGACCGGCACAGTGCTGACCACTATCGTATCATAGAGCGCCCGTGTCACCTCTAAACAACGGCTTGTAAAACCTCCCACAACCTTTGGAATTGTAGATGTGGAGTGAGTCTCATTGTTTGGATCCTCACGCTCCGGTGAGTACGCTAAATAAAAATCCTCACCGGCTTTTAATCCGGATTTTTCAAGAATCGCTCTCATATCCTCATCAGTTGTGCCGGGATAAGTTGTTGATTCAAGCACTATCAGTTGACCCCTTCTTAGCTCTTTGCTAATTGCCTCAGATGTCTTAAACACGTAGGTCAAATCCGGCTCCCTATACTTATTAAGCGGGGTCGGTACGCAGATTAAAATGCAGTCCATCTGGTTAAGGAGCGAAAAATCCGTACTTGGTGAGAAATTAGGCAAAATCTCAGAAATCTTTTGCTCAGGAATGTGCTTTATGTAACTTTTTCCAGCTTTAAGAAGCGCCACCTTATTGGGGTCAATATCAAATCCGGTTACTTTAAAACCAGCCCGGCAAAACTCTGCCACAAGCGGCAGTCCCACATACCCAAGGCCGATTATTCCAACTTTCGCCTCTCTTGTCTTTATCTTTTCAATTAATTCCATTTGAATCTCAATCAGCAAACGATATTATAGCATAATCAAAATGATTATTTGACAACAAATGGGAAAAGTTAAAATAATTGGAAGAGTAGGGTAGGGGGAAGAGATAAGAATAAGGGAAAGGGCGTTGCCCTCTCCCTTAAACCCTCTCCTACAAGGAGGCCAGCCTCCTTGACCTCAGGTTTGTTAGCAACGATTGGTTGATTATGTTTAATGTTTTGTTGGTGTGTTTGTGGGTAGAGAGTTTTTTAACCGGCGTTCCGCCGCTTAAAAAGCTTCAATGAGAGCTCCGCCCGCACAACTGACGAAAAGATTAAAAGATTTATCGTTTTGCGATTAACTATAGTATTCGCATTTATACCGAGTTGCTGCCAAAAAGGTAATATAATGGTGGAGAAAAAGGACTGGATCCCGCAACAAGTGCGGGATGACAAAGGGGTGGTGCGGGATGACAAAGGAGGCTGGGGTTACTTTCTTGTCATTCTGTCCCTTTCTTGTCATTCCTGCGAAGGCAGGAATCCAGGTCTTTTATTTATATCTTTGAACGTAACTCGGTATTATTGCCACTTATTGATGTGATACGTTATTATACTATATGTATGGCGATATAATCATTTTATTAAAAGTGTTTTAATTTATTAAAAAAAGGGGAGCCTGTGAGCATTTCAGTTTATGAGTCAAAACTTAAAGAGATTATGAGAGAGGTTATCAGGGAGGAGTTCATCAATTTGTCTGTCAACCTTCTTCCCTTTGTTTCAGATGAGGAAATGGAGGAAATTAACCAATGCCATGATAGTGAGGACTTAAACGAAAATACTAATGATTTTATTGATATGACTGAATGGCTTGGACGTTAGAAATTAAGAGTAAAGCTGTTAAATTCATTAAGGCACAAAAGAGTGAAACACAACACAAATTAAAGCAAGCGCTAAATACTCTGATTGATCACCTTAATTGTGGCATACTACTTTAAAATATACGTTTCCAACGCTTAAATGCCTTTATGTCGGCGGAGCTTAAATCAAACCATTCTCCACCCTTCCTTTTCGATTCAAAACGTTTGTGCCAGTATGTTTCAATTCCGCTTGGGTCATCTGTTTTTATTGAATAAATCATATCAAGTTTTTCAGGTAATTGAATTCTTAATTCGTTTCCGCGTCTAACAGTATCCTTAGTCCTTCCAATCTTGTAATAACGACCAGATTTAAAAAGATAAACTTCACCTGAAACTTGACTGGTGTCTGAATCGTAAGAGTCTTTTTCTTTATCAGAATTTCCAATAATCTCTTTGCATAGCTCCACAATATCATCATATTCCTTCTTTGCAGCATATTCAGATAGTTTTGTGAGAGCATCTTTTTTGAACAATCTTTCCATAGTCTTAGGATTTGGAAAATCATGTTCATTGTGTTTTTTTACACTCAAATCTCCTCGGGTCGGAAAGCGACCAAGTTCCCGCGTAACTGAAATAAATTTCTCACAAATAAATTCTTCATCATAAGCGGAATTGAGAGTATTTGGCGAAAAACCGGCTTCGAGAAGAGCATCATTCCCCTTGCGGGTGGGATTTAAAGGGAGGGCAGAGCCATCCCTTTAGAATTTCTTAGAATTACCTTTTCTCATTATTTTCATTTGGATATCGTCAAAGAGGTCATAAGCGGAGGGTACGACTAAGAGTGTCAGAAACAAAGAAGTGATAAGGCCGCCGATTGTGGCTACGGCCATTGGGGCGCGTGTCTCTGAGCCGTCGCCAAGGGCAAGCGCTATTGGCATCATTCCAAAAATCATCGCAAAGGTTGTCATAAGTATCGGGCGCAGTCTTACCGGGCCTGCCTCAATCAGTGCCTCACGCCGGCTCATTCCACGCGCTCTCAGCGTGTTTGTGTAATTAACAAGTAAAATCGAATTTTTCTTAACAAGTCCCATTAGAAGTATCAGCCCTATGAAGCTAAATATGTTAAGCGTCATACCAGTAATCAAAAGAGCGCCAAATGCCCCGATAAATGAAAACGGCATCGCAAGCAGCACCGTCACAGGATGAATAAAACTCTCAAACTGCGCCGCTAATATCATGTAGGCCATAAAAATGCCCAGAAAGATTGCAAATGTCAGATAATAAAACGACTCTCCCATCGTATCGCCCATGCCTTTAAAGATTCCCGAATAGCCCTGAGGCAAAATCCCCTCTGCTATCCCGCGGAGGTCCCCCATGGCCTCTCCAAGCGGCTTTTTCTCAAGGTTTGCAAATAATAGTACTGCCCGCTGCCTGTCCACACGGTTTATGACCGAAGGGCCTCCGGCCTCCACAGTCGTTACCACGGTTGAAAGCTCAATCAGCCGCCCATCCTTTGCCCTTACGTAAATCCCTCCGATGTCGCCGGATTTAGTCCTGTCTTCAGGATTAAGCCTCACCCGGACATCGTAACGCCTGCCTCTAACAGTATCCTTATACTTTGATACATCCACCTCGCCGCCAATTAGCAGGTTAATCGCCTCGGCAATTGTCGCTATATCAATACCAAGATCTGCTGCACGGTCTCTGTCAACATAAACCCGCACCTCAGGTTTGCCAGGTTCCATTGAAGTGTCAACGTCCACTATGCCGGGAATTTTAGAAAACTTTTCCATAATGTCTTTTGAGTACCCCTCAAGTGCGGATAAATCAGGGCCCCGGATATTGTATTGAATCGGAGTGTTTCTCTGCCCTCCGCCTACTATTGATACATCCTCTACCGTTGCTTTTAGCCCCGGCACCTGAGATTTCAAGAGTTTTCTCACCTCAGACTTTATCTTCTCCTGGGACTTCGAGCGTTCCCTCTTGTTTGTCAACGTGATAAACACTGAGGCTTTATTTATCTCTCCGGTTTGTCCAAAACCGAGGGCATAAAACACCGTCTGAACTCCGGCTTGTGCCCGGATTATATCCTCTGCCTTCCTAAACATGTTGTCAACCTCACTGACCGAATAATCCACCGGCGCCTGAAGCCTTACTATAAAGCGCGCCTGGTCCTCCGGAGGAAGCATCTCTTTCCCAATAAATCTCACCATAAATATGCTAAACACAAATATAGCAAAACCAAACGCAAGGATTTTTAATCGGTGTTCAAGCGAGTATTTTAGTAAACCTCTGTAAACTCCTTCGAGTTTCAGGTAATGGCTGTTAAACCAATAGTAAAAACGCTTATAGCCGGATGGTTTCTTGCTGCTGTCAGAGTCAGCCTCAGCTTTAAGAAACCGTGAGGCAAGCATCGGCGTAAGCGTAAAAGATACAAACATTGACATCAATACGGCAAAGACAACAGTCAGAGCAAACTGGACAAAGAATCGTCCTACAAGTCCTTTCATGAATGCTACCGGCAGAAATATTGCCACAATTGCAAGGGTTGTAGCCATGACGGCAAGTCCGATTTCGTCGGTGCCAAATGATGCCGCCTCTTTAGGAGGCATCCCAAGTTTCATATGCCGGTGGATATTTTCTATC
This region of Nitrospirota bacterium genomic DNA includes:
- a CDS encoding CHASE2 domain-containing protein, whose translation is MIIPLRYIYSFLLSFLIAYFVTDISFIIREYLPIIDDYLYGRRFPTKSKSTTPILIVEIDDETVKRYGYLPYKRSLYSEVISRILEGKPKVLGIDIFFYKIRDLKDDIKLIKILENANTNVVFAYEKDELERLLLNQVNHKTAHRNNDNVTFANIKITYYSHNNEEIATDVNTDTFKDKYYLPFPVAVVSRYLGGKDYDPYGDPEFDIFSSGIRHCKLGNIAIPSFYKNFLSYYTFINYTNKKFPSIPFWRVKETEPAVFKDKIVLIAATAQPLGDIHSTPISKKTPGTYILAYTIDMLLNGNFITPVEEKYQKALTFLAAFVISLITLTLKRLPAFFATIFSIIVIKLVTDMLFYHYLLYMYFAPFLFALLITHLIVIVYTNTLKPTYTN
- a CDS encoding nucleotide sugar dehydrogenase, with the translated sequence MIEIQMELIEKIKTREAKVGIIGLGYVGLPLVAEFCRAGFKVTGFDIDPNKVALLKAGKSYIKHIPEQKISEILPNFSPSTDFSLLNQMDCILICVPTPLNKYREPDLTYVFKTSEAISKELRRGQLIVLESTTYPGTTDEDMRAILEKSGLKAGEDFYLAYSPEREDPNNETHSTSTIPKVVGGFTSRCLEVTRALYDTIVVSTVPVSSTKVAEASKLLENIYRAVNIALVNELKMLFDRMGIDIWEVIESAKTKPFGFQPFYPGPGLGGHCIPIDPFYLTWKAREYDVTTKFIELAGEINTQMPYYVVQKTVEALGQHGKTIQGARILILGMAYKKNVDDLRESPSLKLMELFESKGAQVSYNDPYIPKVGKTRKYKIEKESVSLTAETLNSFDCVVIATDHSSYDAKQIVEHSKLIVDTRNLIKNDLNVRGNVIRA
- a CDS encoding GIY-YIG nuclease family protein: MSVKKHNEHDFPNPKTMERLFKKDALTKLSEYAAKKEYDDIVELCKEIIGNSDKEKDSYDSDTSQVSGEVYLFKSGRYYKIGRTKDTVRRGNELRIQLPEKLDMIYSIKTDDPSGIETYWHKRFESKRKGGEWFDLSSADIKAFKRWKRIF
- a CDS encoding efflux RND transporter permease subunit encodes the protein MKLPDISIKRPVFATMMILSLVLLGVVSYPSIGVDLFPKVDFPIISLTTMLPGASPEVIDIDVTDKIEESINTINGVKSITSISTEGVSTIIVEFVLDRNIDLAAQDVREKISAIRAALPRDIYEPVVAKVDMDSAPVLWLALTGKKSVREISTYANETLKEALQKIPGVGAIQTTGLRLRQVRIWLDKERLKAYSLTGSDVVNALRAGNIELPGGRIESTTKEFTVKIKGEFTSPEEFNNLIITYKDGKAVRLKDVGRALDDMAESRSIARFNGETAIGLGIQKQSGTNTADVVDRVKKELETIEKTLPPGLSIGVSFDQSIFIKRSINEVMHHLIYGGIFASIAVLIFLGSMRVTLISALAIPTSIVSTFAMMHFLDFTFNNMSMLALSLSIGILVDDAIIVIENIHRHMKLGMPPKEAASFGTDEIGLAVMATTLAIVAIFLPVAFMKGLVGRFFVQFALTVVFAVLMSMFVSFTLTPMLASRFLKAEADSDSSKKPSGYKRFYYWFNSHYLKLEGVYRGLLKYSLEHRLKILAFGFAIFVFSIFMVRFIGKEMLPPEDQARFIVRLQAPVDYSVSEVDNMFRKAEDIIRAQAGVQTVFYALGFGQTGEINKASVFITLTNKRERSKSQEKIKSEVRKLLKSQVPGLKATVEDVSIVGGGQRNTPIQYNIRGPDLSALEGYSKDIMEKFSKIPGIVDVDTSMEPGKPEVRVYVDRDRAADLGIDIATIAEAINLLIGGEVDVSKYKDTVRGRRYDVRVRLNPEDRTKSGDIGGIYVRAKDGRLIELSTVVTTVEAGGPSVINRVDRQRAVLLFANLEKKPLGEAMGDLRGIAEGILPQGYSGIFKGMGDTMGESFYYLTFAIFLGIFMAYMILAAQFESFIHPVTVLLAMPFSFIGAFGALLITGMTLNIFSFIGLILLMGLVKKNSILLVNYTNTLRARGMSRREALIEAGPVRLRPILMTTFAMIFGMMPIALALGDGSETRAPMAVATIGGLITSLFLTLLVVPSAYDLFDDIQMKIMRKGNSKKF